The following are encoded in a window of Streptomyces griseiscabiei genomic DNA:
- a CDS encoding DUF2218 domain-containing protein produces the protein MPTSLGRVATDAAPRYAKQLSSHFGRKIPTEETPDGGHRLTFQQTDVLLQPAEDHLLIRVTAPDAATLTTIRDVVGGHLERFGRRNELTVVWEPPRTP, from the coding sequence ATGCCCACCTCCCTCGGCCGCGTCGCCACCGACGCCGCCCCGCGCTACGCCAAGCAGCTCTCCTCGCACTTCGGCCGGAAGATCCCCACCGAGGAGACCCCCGACGGCGGCCACCGCCTCACCTTCCAGCAGACCGACGTCCTGCTCCAGCCCGCCGAGGACCACCTCCTGATCCGGGTGACGGCCCCCGACGCGGCCACGCTCACCACCATCCGGGACGTGGTGGGCGGCCACCTCGAACGCTTCGGCCGGCGCAACGAGTTGACGGTCGTGTGGGAGCCGCCCCGAACGCCGTGA
- a CDS encoding D-2-hydroxyacid dehydrogenase family protein: MTLHCAVLDDYQGAALTMADWSPLAGQVEVRTLRENITDRDRLVAELADCEIVVVMRERTPFDAELLRRLPALRLLVTTGMRNASIDLAAARAQGVTVCGTASSPTPPVELTWALLLGLARHLTAENRGLREGGPWQSTVGQDLHGRTLGLLGLGRIGTRVARVAGAFGMEVLAWSENLTADRAAESGARLADSKEELLRLSDFVSVHLVLSDRTRGLLDEPELRAMRPHAYLVNTSRAAIVDRRALVRALREGWIAGAGLDVFETEPLPADDPLRTLPNVLATPHLGYVTERNYRTFYSEAVEDITAFLAGAPVRTLTNG, encoded by the coding sequence ATGACCCTCCACTGCGCTGTGCTGGACGACTATCAGGGCGCCGCCCTGACCATGGCCGACTGGAGCCCCCTCGCGGGCCAGGTCGAGGTGCGCACCCTGCGCGAGAACATCACCGACCGGGACCGGCTCGTGGCCGAGCTGGCGGACTGCGAGATCGTCGTCGTCATGCGGGAGCGCACCCCCTTCGACGCCGAACTCCTGCGTCGGCTGCCCGCGCTGCGCCTGCTGGTGACCACCGGTATGCGCAACGCCTCGATCGACCTCGCCGCGGCGCGGGCCCAGGGGGTGACGGTGTGCGGTACGGCGAGCAGCCCCACCCCGCCCGTCGAGCTGACCTGGGCGCTGCTGCTCGGCCTCGCCCGGCACCTCACGGCCGAGAACCGGGGGCTGCGCGAGGGCGGGCCCTGGCAGTCCACCGTCGGCCAGGACCTCCACGGCCGCACCCTGGGCCTGCTCGGCCTCGGCAGGATCGGCACCCGGGTGGCCCGGGTCGCCGGTGCCTTCGGCATGGAGGTCCTCGCCTGGAGCGAGAACCTGACCGCCGACCGGGCGGCCGAGTCGGGCGCCCGACTGGCCGACAGCAAGGAGGAGTTGCTCCGCCTCAGCGACTTCGTCTCCGTCCACCTCGTACTGTCCGACCGCACCCGGGGCCTGCTCGACGAGCCGGAACTGCGCGCCATGCGCCCGCACGCCTACCTCGTCAACACCTCCCGCGCCGCCATCGTCGACCGCAGGGCACTCGTACGCGCCCTGCGGGAGGGCTGGATCGCCGGCGCCGGACTCGACGTCTTCGAGACCGAACCTCTCCCGGCCGACGACCCCCTGCGCACCCTGCCGAACGTCCTCGCCACCCCCCACCTCGGCTACGTGACCGAGCGGAACTACCGCACCTTCTACTCGGAGGCCGTGGAGGACATCACGGCATTCCTGGCCGGCGCCCCCGTCCGAACCCTGACGAACGGCTGA
- a CDS encoding heavy metal translocating P-type ATPase: MGAEPVTALVTTDLTVGGMTCAACVNRVEKKLARLEGVTATVNLATGTARVSHPADIRPDELVATVEKAGYTATVPEPPRRTEAADTEAADEADDLRPERDRLIVTALLAVPVLVLSMVPDLQFRNWQWLCFTLTAPVAVWGSRPFHVRAVRGLRHSAATMDTLVSLGVAASFCWSAYALFLGGAGDPGMRMPFSLLPTAPDGTAHIYLEAAVGVPLFVLAGRYLEARARRGTGAALRSLARLAAKEVSVRAEDGTERLLPIEELRSGQVFVVRPGERVATDGEVTEGSSAVDLSLVTGESEPVEVGPGSAVVGGAVNAGGLLLVRATAVGADTQLARITRLVTDAQAGKARAQRLADTVAGVFVPVVLALAATTLGFWLGAGADPQAAITAGVAVLVVACPCALGLATPTALMAATGRGAQLGVLVTGPQALEGLRHVDAVVLDKTGTLTTGHMSVARVTVVPDGLGRDTVLRLAAAVEQGSEHPLGRAVVTYARREPDARREADAGRRSGGRRLPEVSGFAALPGRGVRGRVEGRLVEVLAPGDELPAVLADALAAAEAAARTPVVVRVDGTLEALIEIGDVVRPGSYRAVERLRGLGVRPVLATGDREAPARAVASTLGIEEVHARRTPEDKAELVLELQEQGYRVAVVGDGVNDAAALAGADLGIAMGTGTDVAIGAADVTLVRGDIEALADAVLLARRTLGTIRVNLVWAFGYNAVTVPLAMAGLLNPMLAAAAMSASSVLVVANSLRLRAWQPSPTTRSRTR; encoded by the coding sequence ATGGGCGCGGAGCCCGTGACCGCCCTGGTGACCACCGATCTGACCGTCGGCGGCATGACGTGCGCGGCCTGTGTGAACCGGGTCGAGAAGAAGCTCGCCAGGCTGGAGGGCGTCACGGCGACCGTCAACCTGGCCACGGGGACGGCACGTGTGAGCCACCCGGCGGACATCCGACCGGACGAACTCGTCGCGACCGTGGAGAAGGCCGGCTACACGGCCACCGTGCCCGAGCCGCCCCGGCGTACGGAGGCCGCGGACACCGAAGCCGCCGACGAGGCCGACGACCTGCGGCCCGAGCGGGACCGGCTGATCGTCACCGCCCTCCTCGCGGTGCCCGTGCTCGTGCTGTCGATGGTGCCCGACCTGCAGTTCCGCAACTGGCAGTGGCTGTGCTTCACCCTCACCGCGCCCGTCGCCGTCTGGGGCTCCCGGCCCTTCCACGTCCGGGCCGTACGGGGACTGCGGCACTCCGCGGCGACCATGGACACCCTCGTCTCGCTGGGCGTGGCGGCCTCCTTCTGCTGGTCGGCGTACGCCCTCTTCCTCGGCGGAGCGGGCGACCCCGGGATGCGGATGCCGTTCTCGCTCCTGCCCACCGCCCCGGACGGCACGGCGCACATCTATCTCGAAGCGGCCGTCGGCGTACCGCTGTTCGTCCTGGCGGGCCGATACCTGGAGGCGCGGGCCCGCCGGGGGACCGGTGCGGCCCTGCGGTCGCTGGCCCGGCTCGCCGCGAAGGAGGTGTCGGTCCGCGCCGAGGACGGCACCGAACGCCTGCTCCCCATCGAGGAGTTGAGGTCCGGACAGGTCTTCGTCGTACGGCCGGGGGAGCGGGTCGCCACCGACGGTGAGGTGACGGAGGGCAGTTCCGCCGTCGATCTGTCCCTGGTGACCGGGGAGAGCGAACCGGTCGAGGTCGGGCCCGGCTCGGCCGTGGTCGGCGGGGCCGTCAACGCCGGGGGGCTGCTGCTCGTCCGGGCCACCGCCGTGGGCGCGGACACTCAACTGGCGCGCATCACCCGGCTGGTGACGGACGCCCAGGCCGGGAAGGCGCGCGCCCAGCGGCTGGCCGACACCGTGGCCGGGGTCTTCGTCCCGGTCGTGCTGGCGCTGGCCGCCACCACGCTCGGGTTCTGGCTGGGCGCCGGCGCCGACCCGCAGGCGGCGATCACCGCGGGGGTGGCCGTCCTGGTGGTGGCCTGCCCCTGCGCGCTGGGCCTCGCCACCCCCACCGCGCTGATGGCGGCGACCGGACGCGGTGCCCAGCTGGGCGTCCTCGTCACCGGACCGCAGGCCCTGGAGGGGCTGCGGCACGTCGACGCCGTCGTCCTGGACAAGACCGGCACCCTCACCACCGGGCACATGAGCGTCGCGAGGGTCACCGTCGTACCGGACGGCCTCGGCCGCGACACCGTCCTGCGGCTGGCCGCGGCCGTGGAACAGGGCTCGGAGCATCCGCTCGGCCGCGCCGTCGTCACCTACGCCCGACGGGAGCCGGACGCGCGGCGGGAGGCCGACGCGGGACGCCGGTCGGGCGGGCGGCGGCTGCCGGAGGTCAGCGGGTTCGCCGCGCTGCCGGGACGCGGGGTGAGGGGCCGGGTCGAGGGGCGGCTCGTCGAAGTGCTCGCCCCGGGCGACGAACTGCCCGCCGTCCTCGCCGACGCGCTGGCGGCGGCCGAAGCCGCCGCCCGCACCCCCGTGGTGGTGCGCGTGGACGGCACCCTCGAGGCGCTGATCGAGATAGGCGACGTCGTCCGCCCCGGCAGCTACCGGGCCGTGGAGCGGCTGCGCGGGCTCGGCGTACGGCCGGTGCTCGCCACCGGTGACCGCGAGGCACCCGCCCGGGCCGTCGCGTCCACGCTGGGCATCGAGGAGGTGCACGCCCGCCGCACCCCCGAGGACAAGGCCGAACTCGTCCTGGAACTGCAGGAACAGGGATACCGGGTCGCGGTCGTCGGCGACGGCGTCAACGACGCCGCCGCGCTGGCCGGCGCCGACCTCGGGATCGCGATGGGCACGGGGACGGACGTGGCCATCGGCGCCGCCGACGTCACGCTCGTCCGCGGTGACATCGAGGCCCTCGCGGACGCGGTCCTGCTGGCCCGGCGCACGCTGGGCACGATCCGCGTCAACCTCGTCTGGGCGTTCGGCTACAACGCCGTCACCGTGCCGCTCGCCATGGCCGGCCTCCTCAACCCGATGCTCGCCGCGGCGGCCATGTCGGCCAGCTCGGTGCTGGTCGTCGCCAACAGCCTCCGGCTGCGCGCCTGGCAGCCCAGCCCCACGACCCGGAGCCGTACCCGATGA
- a CDS encoding copper chaperone PCu(A)C, with amino-acid sequence MTGGPPAAPVRPTEPRPAARAADPWRPTRRRLTDTLLAAVAPVVVCALALSGLTLWTVYGNAGTPPRIAVTEGRVFLPTGDTPQTAAFFRVTNSGGSADRLVKVTSADVDGPGSLSRHRMTGTASAVAETVASVAVPAGGTLAMTPTGLDVIVPVNTDWRFGDLVDFTLHFEHSGAVRALAVVDRPGGEAE; translated from the coding sequence ATGACCGGCGGACCCCCGGCGGCCCCCGTCCGCCCGACGGAGCCCCGGCCGGCCGCCCGCGCCGCCGACCCGTGGCGGCCCACGCGCCGCCGTCTCACCGACACCCTGCTCGCCGCCGTCGCGCCCGTCGTCGTCTGCGCCCTAGCCCTCAGCGGTCTGACCCTGTGGACCGTGTACGGCAACGCGGGCACTCCGCCGCGCATCGCCGTGACCGAGGGCCGGGTGTTCCTGCCGACCGGTGACACCCCGCAGACGGCGGCGTTCTTCCGGGTCACCAACAGCGGTGGCTCGGCCGACCGGCTGGTGAAGGTGACCTCCGCCGACGTCGACGGCCCCGGCAGCCTCAGCCGGCACCGTATGACCGGTACCGCCTCCGCCGTCGCCGAGACGGTGGCCTCGGTCGCCGTACCGGCGGGCGGCACCCTCGCCATGACCCCGACCGGCCTCGACGTGATCGTGCCGGTGAACACGGACTGGCGGTTCGGCGACCTCGTCGACTTCACCCTGCACTTCGAACACAGCGGAGCCGTACGGGCCCTCGCGGTGGTGGACCGGCCCGGCGGGGAGGCCGAGTGA